TTGTTTCAGAAATAGTTTGGCTCATATAATGGAGAAAGCGAAAATGGGTGTTATTGGAAAAAAGGTGGCACAAATTTACGAATTATAACGATTTTTGTGCGAGCTTCGGATGTTTATTGCGCCAAACGTCGCTGTAAATGGGATATGTTATTGTAAAATACGGAGTGGATTGGATAGTGGCACTGGTTTTACTGCTGCTATTAGCCCCGGTTATTAGCGGATTATTATTGCTCCTTACAATAGCGGGGCAAGAGTCACCCATCTTTTCTCAGGCCAGAGTGGGGTACCGGGAACAGGTATTCACATTGTACAAGATTAAGACGATGTATTCAACTGAAGTGCTTAAGCAGCAACCTTGGCTGGGAAGTTTTTGTCGGTTTCTTCGCCAGTATTCCGTAGATGAAATTCCTCAATTGGGGAATGTGCTAAAAGGAGATATGTCGTTGGTGGGGCCTCGCCCGTTGCTAGTAGAATATTTGCCTCTTTATAGTAATCAACAAAAAAGGCGACACCAAGTGAGGCCGGGCATCACGGGCTGGGCGCAAGTACACGGTCGTAATGCCCTGGATTGGCCGAAGCGATTTGCGTTGGATGTTTGGTACGTTGATAACTATTCACTAAAGCTGGATGTCAAAATCCTGGCTCGTACCCTTGCCCATTTAATACACCCCAAAGGAGTGCGTCCGGAAGGGTTAACTGATTTTGAAAAGTTTCGGGGCAATTCGGCTAATCAATAGCACTTAGCTTATTGAGCTGTTTCACTAAGGTAGTATCCCGAATAAGAATCATGGGCGAAATTTTGGTCTGCTCTTCTAGAAGGTAGTAGTTTTCAGCATATCGAAGAAAGAGATTGCGGTCACTTTTCGTATTGAGTGCTATAATTTTATAGGGTTCTTCCGCAAAATCACCGTGTAGAAACAGCTTATCATCGTAAAACTGGTAATGAAAAGAATATACCTTATCAACAATCCGTTCTATGCTAATATTCGTCTCGCCAGCATCGTTTGCCTGTAAGGCTTGCTTCTGAGGCATCTCAAAATCACTGTAGTCTACCTGAATCGCATCTTCAGAAAACTCTGTCGCAACTGCCGGGCGACGAACGGTAGGCAACTCACGGGTAGCAGATCGCTGAATTGTTGTTGGGCGAGCGTCAGCGACTAAGGTGCTTTCGTTGGGTTCAGGGATTACCACATCGGGAATGGGTTCCAGAACTGTCGCTGGCTTGG
This region of Tunicatimonas pelagia genomic DNA includes:
- a CDS encoding sugar transferase, giving the protein MGYVIVKYGVDWIVALVLLLLLAPVISGLLLLLTIAGQESPIFSQARVGYREQVFTLYKIKTMYSTEVLKQQPWLGSFCRFLRQYSVDEIPQLGNVLKGDMSLVGPRPLLVEYLPLYSNQQKRRHQVRPGITGWAQVHGRNALDWPKRFALDVWYVDNYSLKLDVKILARTLAHLIHPKGVRPEGLTDFEKFRGNSANQ